From the Pseudorca crassidens isolate mPseCra1 chromosome 18, mPseCra1.hap1, whole genome shotgun sequence genome, one window contains:
- the ING1 gene encoding inhibitor of growth protein 1 isoform X1, translated as MLVTSVAGQWRRPGDRARPVILAAGAAEGAVGPPARAPRTRGCGCVERGQQILKELDEYYEKFKRETDGTQRRRVLHCIQRALIRSQELGDEKIQIVSQMVELVENRARQVDSHVELFEAHQEVSDTTGHSKAGQDKSKTETVAQAEKPNSKRSRRQRNNENRENAANNHDHDDITSGTPKEKKAKASKKKKRSKAKAEREASPADLPIDPNEPTYCLCNQVSYGEMIGCDNDECPIEWFHFSCVGLNHKPKGKWYCPKCRGENEKTMDKALEKSKKERAYNR; from the exons ATGCTGGTCACTTCAGTCGCGGGGCAATGGCGGCGCCCGGGGGACAGGGCGAGGCCGGTAATCCTTGCTGCCGGGGCTGCCGAGGGCGCAGTCGGGCCTCCAGCCCGGGCCCCGAGGACCCGCGGGTGCGGCTGCGTGGAGCGGGGGCAGC AAATCCTGAAGGAACTGGATGAGTATTATGAGAAGTTCAAGCGGGAGACGGACGGCACCCAGAGGAGGAGAGTGCTGCACTGCATTCAGAGGGCCCTGATTCGGAGCCAGGAGCTGGGCGACGAGAAGATCCAGATCGTGAGTCAGATGGTGGAGCTGGTGGAGAACCGGGCCAGGCAGGTGGACAGTCACGTGGAACTCTTTGAGGCACATCAAGAGGTCAGTGACACCACTGGCCACAGCAAAGCTGGCCAGGATAAGTCAAAAACTGAGACAGTCGCGCAGGCAGAAAAGCCTAACAGCAAGCGGTCCCGGCGACAGCGCAACAACGAGAATCGGGAAAACGCAGCTAATAATCACGACCATGATGACATCACCTCCGGAACGCCTAAGGAGAAGAAGGCGAAGGCCTCCAAGAAGAAGAAACGCTCCAAGGCCAAAGCCGAGAGGGAAGCATCCCCTGCAGACCTTCCCATTGACCCGAACGAGCCCACGTACTGTCTGTGCAATCAGGTCTCCTATGGAGAGATGATCGGCTGTGACAATGACGAGTGCCCCATCGAGTGGTTCCACTTCTCCTGCGTGGGGCTGAACCATAAACCCAAGGGCAAGTGGTACTGCCCCAAATGTCGAGGGGAGAACGAGAAGACCATGGACAAGGCCCTGGAGAAGTCCAAAAAGGAGCGGGCCTACAACAGGTAG
- the ING1 gene encoding inhibitor of growth protein 1 isoform X2, with amino-acid sequence MLSPANGEQIHLVNYVEDYLDSIESLPFDLQRNVSLMREIDAKYQEILKELDEYYEKFKRETDGTQRRRVLHCIQRALIRSQELGDEKIQIVSQMVELVENRARQVDSHVELFEAHQEVSDTTGHSKAGQDKSKTETVAQAEKPNSKRSRRQRNNENRENAANNHDHDDITSGTPKEKKAKASKKKKRSKAKAEREASPADLPIDPNEPTYCLCNQVSYGEMIGCDNDECPIEWFHFSCVGLNHKPKGKWYCPKCRGENEKTMDKALEKSKKERAYNR; translated from the exons ATGTTGAGCCCTGCCAACGGGGAGCAGATCCACCTGGTGAACTATGTGGAGGACTACCTGGACTCCATCGAGTCTCTGCCTTTCGATCTGCAGAGAAACGTCTCTCTGATGCGGGAGATCGACGCGAAATACCAAG AAATCCTGAAGGAACTGGATGAGTATTATGAGAAGTTCAAGCGGGAGACGGACGGCACCCAGAGGAGGAGAGTGCTGCACTGCATTCAGAGGGCCCTGATTCGGAGCCAGGAGCTGGGCGACGAGAAGATCCAGATCGTGAGTCAGATGGTGGAGCTGGTGGAGAACCGGGCCAGGCAGGTGGACAGTCACGTGGAACTCTTTGAGGCACATCAAGAGGTCAGTGACACCACTGGCCACAGCAAAGCTGGCCAGGATAAGTCAAAAACTGAGACAGTCGCGCAGGCAGAAAAGCCTAACAGCAAGCGGTCCCGGCGACAGCGCAACAACGAGAATCGGGAAAACGCAGCTAATAATCACGACCATGATGACATCACCTCCGGAACGCCTAAGGAGAAGAAGGCGAAGGCCTCCAAGAAGAAGAAACGCTCCAAGGCCAAAGCCGAGAGGGAAGCATCCCCTGCAGACCTTCCCATTGACCCGAACGAGCCCACGTACTGTCTGTGCAATCAGGTCTCCTATGGAGAGATGATCGGCTGTGACAATGACGAGTGCCCCATCGAGTGGTTCCACTTCTCCTGCGTGGGGCTGAACCATAAACCCAAGGGCAAGTGGTACTGCCCCAAATGTCGAGGGGAGAACGAGAAGACCATGGACAAGGCCCTGGAGAAGTCCAAAAAGGAGCGGGCCTACAACAGGTAG